ATTCCGTGCGGTCGACATAATCATCTGTAAAAATACCGATAGCACCTTCGTGACTACGAATATCTTTTCGCTGCACAAACTCTTCCATCACTTCGCTTAATTCCTTACCATCTTCAAGAGGTGCTAAAAAATCGTCTGGTAACGTAATACGCGCTCCTCCGGCCACAAATACTTTCCCATCCATTGTTGCTAGCGCGCCCCAGTTACACATAAATAAACCGTGCTCCGTTT
This DNA window, taken from Bacillus cereus ATCC 14579, encodes the following:
- a CDS encoding DUF84 family protein; the encoded protein is MEKVWKDAEITSLSVPSGVSAQPFSDEETMQGAINRAKRALEEGEAPIGIGLEGGVMKTEHGLFMCNWGALATMDGKVFVAGGARITLPDDFLAPLEDGKELSEVMEEFVQRKDIRSHEGAIGIFTDDYVDRTELFVHVVKLLVGQYKYDKKQA